CGGTCTGCAAGCTCGCCTGCCATAGGAGATCAATCTAAAGATGGGCTAGCGTTCGCTAGGCGAGAAGGTCGATGCCCTGTTGGGCCAGCCCCTCGGCCTCGGCAACAAGCTCATGAAGCTCAACGGGGTCGTGGGCAACCTTGATACCAATGGCCTTCGAACCACCGACATAGCTCAGATCGAAAGACGCACGCGAGTACAGGTCACGCGCCTGGTCAAGCTCCTCAGACTCAGTTCCAGCCGCCGTTGCCTCCTCGAGCAGAGCACCAAGCTCGTCGATACGGCTCTGCGCCTGCGCGCCCGCATCCGAGAGCTCCTTCTGAGCCTGGAGCACGAAGTCGCGCATCCCGGCGGCGTCCTCGACTCCCTGGGCGCTGTGGCACGATAGGCAGGTCTCGAGCGCGTCTACGCTCTCGAGCACAGACCCGGAGGAATTGTGACTCGTGAACTCAGCGCCCGTCTCATTGATGACGGTAGGCATGTGACAGTCAACGCAGGTCAGACCAAGGTCGGCGTGTGTGCTCTGATAGAAGACCTCAATGTCGGGATGGCCAGCAGAAGCCGTCGTAACGCCCTTGGCCTCGTCAAACTTGCCCTTCTCGACCAAGCGCTCCCCATGGTTGACCTCAACGCCAAGTCCATCGGTATACGCACGATGGCACTGACCACACAACAGGGTCTCAAGAGGAATGTCATCCTCGTTAGCAGCGAGCTTTTCCCACTTGGGATTGAAAGAAGCAAGGCCAACACGAAGCTCAAGCGACTCAGGATCCTCGTGACAGACCGTGCAATCCCAGAACGACTCAATGTCACCTGCCATGTCGCGCAGCGGGGTGCCAGCCTCATACTTCTGCGAGAGATCGTTGTACGCCGTCGTCTTGCAGGAGACGCAGGAGAGATCGGCGTGGTCGAGAAGCAGCATGTTGCTCAGCATGTTGTAGTGACCTGCACGCTTGTTGGCATCGACATC
This genomic window from Coriobacteriia bacterium contains:
- a CDS encoding ammonia-forming cytochrome c nitrite reductase subunit c552, which produces MLKRKGMALVSSAIAASMIALACGSVVAVASDDSKAADVAASQSSKASSTFEGATPGTTISMNEWKVAHPDEYASFATTGWDVDANKRAGHYNMLSNMLLLDHADLSCVSCKTTAYNDLSQKYEAGTPLRDMAGDIESFWDCTVCHEDPESLELRVGLASFNPKWEKLAANEDDIPLETLLCGQCHRAYTDGLGVEVNHGERLVEKGKFDEAKGVTTASAGHPDIEVFYQSTHADLGLTCVDCHMPTVINETGAEFTSHNSSGSVLESVDALETCLSCHSAQGVEDAAGMRDFVLQAQKELSDAGAQAQSRIDELGALLEEATAAGTESEELDQARDLYSRASFDLSYVGGSKAIGIKVAHDPVELHELVAEAEGLAQQGIDLLA